GGCACGGTCAGCTTTTCCAGCTTCAGACCTTCGAGCGACGGTGTTTCGACCACCGGCAGCACTTCCAGCTCAACCGTCAGCTCGGCATCCTTGCCAACATCATAGCCTTCACCCAGCGCAACCGCAGGCTGCATGGCAGGGCGCAGCTTGTGGTCGGCAACCAGCTTGTCCATCGCATCGCGAATGGATGTCTGGAGCGCTTCCTGGTGAAGCTGCGCGCCGTGCATCTTGCGCACGAGGTTGGCGGGCACCTTGCCGGGGCGGAAGCCGGGCATCTTGATCTGCGGCGCGATCTTCTTGACCTCACCATCGACCCGCGCGGCGATATCGCCCGCAGGGATGGTCACGGTATAGGCGCGCTTCAGGCCCTCGTTGGTGGTTTCGACGATCTGCATCCTGATCCAACCTTCATCTATGTCACGCGCGCCCCCAACAGAATCGGCGCGGCAAAAGCTGTTCGGACGCCGGCGCGCGGTCTGGTGCGGGCGAAGGGACTCGAACCCCCACATCTTGCGATGGCAGGACCTAAACCTGCTGCGTCTACCAGTTCCGCCACGCCCGCATCCGGCGAAAAGCGAGCGGTGCCCCTATCGCAGTGGCCAACAAAGGGCAAGCGCCTTGGATTTACCTTGTGGAACCTGACGCAACAAGCGCACGTTCAACCCCAAAACCCCGCTCTTAAGGACCCGCGCGATGGCCACCAACCCAGAAATCCCCCAGCCCGACCGAATCGAACCCCAATCGCCACCGGAGGCCCCGCCGGTGACCCAACCCGACGAAGTGCCCCCGGTAATCCAGCCCGATGAAACGCCGGTGGTGGAACCCGATACGGTAGAACCCGGCAGCCCGCCAGAAGTCGTGCCGCCAACGCCGGATTGAATCGCATAGGCCAGCCGATGGCGAGCCTTCCGAACGCTCCCTCCCCAAAATATCGTCGCCCGGACCCGATCCGGGGTGAGGCTCGCTTTTCTCGTTACGCGAGACAAATCCTCCTCTTGCATCAAAGGTTTTGGCGGTCCTCAAATCACCCGTTACGCTTCACCCCAAGGAGCAAAACGCCATGAATTTGAGGATCACCGCCGCTCTCGCAACGATCACGCTGGCAATGGTCAGCCCGGCAGTCACATCGGCAGCAACCGATGCCGCACCCGCCGTGGCCCCAAAATCGCCGTGGATCGCCGCCGATTTCAAGGTGCCGGTGCTGGTGGAAACACCGACCTTCAAGGTCGTGCCGCTCAGCCCCGCCCTGGCGAAGGTGGATTTCGATGCTTACATGTCATCCATAGACCACCTGCAAAAGACATTCACGCGCAGCACCGCCTGGCCCCACGCGGGCATCACCGATGCCGACGCCGTGCTCGATATGGAAACCGAACAGGCCCGCTTCACCAAACGCGAATCCTTCGCCTACGCCGTCCTCACACCCGATGGCCTGCGCGAACGCGGTTGCATCTATGTCTACCCCAGCCCGCTCAAAGGCTACGACGCCATGGTCCGCATCTGGGTGACCAAGGCCGAACACGACGCAGGCTTCGACGCCGAACTTTACGCATGGGCCACCAACTGGCTGAAAACGGACTGGCCGTTCGCGAAAGTGGCCTATCCGGGACGCGCGATTGCGTGGGGTGAATGGGATGGGTTGGTTGCGGGGAAGTAGGTCGCAGGTTTTACTGGAGATGGGGCAAGAATGGCTGCTTATCAGCTCAGGCCCGCTAGAACGGTATGTCGTCTTCTAGAGTGCCACCAAACCCTCCTACCGATGATGACGCATTAGGTCGTGTTGGAGGCGCGGGCAACATTTGGGTTGGCGCACCGAGGCGCTCACGCTCTTGATCCTCGGCAACCTTATCCTGGCCGATCCATTTCAGAATCGTGCCAACAGTTTGATAGGCATTCGGCGCGTCAGCCAAAGTAGAGGTTACTCCTTGAATGCTGGCAAGGAAAGCTGTCGCCACTAAAGCAACGTCTGCATAGTTTAGTCGAGGGCGATTCAGCTCGACGGAAAAGTTATCTAACTGGGCGATTAGCTTAGTTCTTCGCTTCGCAGGCATATCCGAGTGTTCTATAAGCCCTCTCAAAATGGAAAGCTGCCCTTCGATTTTGGCCTTCGTTGCCGATGCTAGCTGAACTGAATGGGTGCTTGAAACTAGGCCGTGAACCCATTAACGCGACGGTGTCTGAGCCTTCTTGATCTGTCGCACCGCCCAGATGACAATCGGAATTGTCAGAATCAGGAACACGATAAGTCGGGTGTTCCACTGCTCACCGCTGAAGAATGCGATCAAGGCAGCGGCAAAGAAGAATAGCGTCCAAGACATCCAGGGCTTCATAGGGTTCATCGTAACACGCCTTTCCTTGTTGAGCGAAAGCTGATTCAGGGACTGGATGAGCCGATATGACCTGACCGATTTCGAGTGGCGTGTGATCGAACCAATGTTGCCCAACAAGCCTAGAGGCGTGCCACGTGTCGATGACCGGCGTGTGCTGAATGGCATCTTCTGGGTGCTGCGGTCAGGGGCGCCGTGGCGAGACTTGCCGGAACGCTATGGCCCGCGCACAACCTGCTACAATCGCTTCGTGCGATGGCGAAAAGCCGGTGTGTGGGATCGAATGATGGACGCCATCACCGCCGCCCATGATGGCGATATCCAGATGATCGACAGCACTTCCATCCGGGCGCACCAACAGGCTGCGACGGCAAAAAGGGGGATCGAGATCATTGTCTCGGTCGCTCCCGAGGCGGGCTCACCACCAAAATCCACGCGGTCGTCGATGGGCAAGGCCTCCCGATCCGGCTCAGCCTGACTGCCGGGCAAAGCCACGACGGGCAAGCGGCTGACGATCTACTCAATCACGTTGGCGCCGGAACAATCGTGCTGGCAGACAAGGCGTATGACGCCGATCGTATCCGAGCGTCTCTCCGCGAAAAGGGATCGTTTGCCAACATTCCGCCCAAGGCAAACCGGAAGTCGAAACCGTACTTCAGCACATGGCTGTACCGCGAGCGGAACCTGATCGAACGCTATTTCTCCAAATTGAAGCACTTCCGCAGAGTAGCTACCCGCTACGACAAGTTGGCCGAAAACTTTCTGGCCATGGTCCAACTCGCCTCAATGCGCCTGTGGCTGCGCGTTTATGAGTCTACGGCCTAATCCCTGATTGAGCATTACCCCAGCAATGACACGCTGAACATTTAGGGAAAAAGCTTGGTATTCCTCCCACTCATGACGAAAGTCGCCGTCGGGATAGCTTACACCCGGAATGCCAAGTGCACTGGCCATTGCGATCATCAATGTAGTGTATTGAGTTCGAAGCTCAGTTGCCAAGTCGCCTGACTGCACGTTGTCCATGATCTCGTTCATTCGACGTCGAGCAGTCTGCTCCAGAAAAGCGAACTTACGGTGAGGTTCGTTCGGTGCGCGCTCGTAGTCATCTAATTCCAGTAGCGAGTAGTTCATTGCAGGACTCGGTTACAGTCACGACGCGGGTGTGTCAGTCTGTCGGTTTGCGCAGGTCATAGCAACAATATTAGAAAATTTCTTGGGACTACCCCTACCCAAACAACCGCGCCAGCATCTGCATCACGCCAGGCCTCTCGCCCGCACCCCGCGGCGCAGCGCGATCATCGCCCACGCACTCCAGGCAATAGGCCCGCATCCCCCCGCCGCCAACCAACCGGCTGACGTCCGCCTCGATCCGCGCCAGCAAGCCCTGTTGCCGCGCGGCCAGCATCCCGGCGAGGTCCTGCGCGCCCGCACCGCGCGCCTCACCCGTTTCCATCTGTTGCAGGAACTGCACGAACGGGCTGGAATCGCTCTGGATATAGGCGGCGTGCCACTCGGTCGCACCCGCCTTCTTGGCGGCCCAGGCCACGGCATCGTCCACCCCGCCGAATTCATCCACAAGGCCAAGCTGGCGCGCGGTGCCACCGTCCCAGATGCGGCCTTGGCCGATCTTGTCGATATCCGCGCTGGTCTTGCCGCGCGATTTGGCGACGAGCGTCAGGAACCGACCATAGGTCTGTTCGACCTGGCCTTGCAGCAGCGCGGCGACTTGCGGGGTCAGGCCGCCGATCAGGTCCGGCTGGCCCGATAGCGGCGTGGTGCGCACCTGTTCGGTGGTCACGCCATATTCGGGCAACGTCGATTCAAAGCTGGGGAACACCGCGAACACGCCGATGGAGCCGGTAATCGTACTGGGTTCGGCAAATATCCGCTGCGCCGGGGTGGATACCCAATACCCCCCGCTCGCCGCCACGCCGCCCATCGACACCGCCACGGGCAGCCCCTTGGCGCGCACCCGTTCCACCGCCGCGCGGATGCGTTCGGATGCCATGACCGAACCGCCCGGCGAATCGACGCGCAGCACCAGCGCCGCGTAATCGTCGCTCTTGGTCACGCCGTCGATCAGGTCGGCAATCCTGTCCCCGCCCGCCGTGCCCGGCCCGGCATCGCCATCGACGATTTCGCCCGCAACGGTGACGACCGCCACCGCCTTGCCCGATGTCGGCACAGGCTTGTCCGCCAGATAAACGGCAAGTTCGGTGCCCTTGAACGACCCCAACGCGCCCTGATCGTCCGCGCCCACGATCTCCGCCACGCGCTGCCCGAAGGCCACCCGATCGCCCACCCGGTCGATCATGCCCGATTTCACCGCTGCCTGCGCGGCATCGCCCCCGGCATCGGCCACCCATCTGGCGGGATCGGTGATCGCCAGCGTGTAATCGGCCTTGGGCCGCGCGCGCTTCACGTCGTCCTGCCAGTTCTGCCACACCGATTGCATCACGGCATTCAGCGCGTCGCGCGCCTCTGGCGAGGATTCGCTGCGGATATAGGGTTCGACCGCGCTCTTGTACGTGCCCACCTTGAACACATTGGCCTTGACCTTCAGCTTGTCGAGCAGACCCTTGTAGAACAGCATAGTGCCGCCCGGCCCGCTGATCGCCACGCCGCCCAGCGGATCGATCCACGCTTCGCTGGAATGCGCGGCAAGCTGGATCGCATCGTCGGTATAGATCAGCGCGCGCACCAGCACCGGCTTCTTTGCCGCGCGCACTTTATCCATCGCTGCGCCCACATTGGCGATCTGTACGCCAGATCCGCCGCCAAACGCTTCCAGATCAAGCACGACCGCCTTGATCCGAGTGTCGGTCGCCGCCGATTCGATGGCGCGCACCAGATCGCGCTCGACATATTCGGGCTGCGGCGCTTCGCCAGAAAGCAGCAGGGTGGAGGGCGAAACCTCAGAAGCTTCCTCAACAATGCTCCCTTCCAGCGCGAGGTACAGCGCGCCTTCGCGGACCATGCCAGGGCTGGGCCGCGATGCCAGCGC
This genomic interval from Novosphingobium sp. CECT 9465 contains the following:
- a CDS encoding twin-arginine translocation pathway signal protein, which codes for MNLRITAALATITLAMVSPAVTSAATDAAPAVAPKSPWIAADFKVPVLVETPTFKVVPLSPALAKVDFDAYMSSIDHLQKTFTRSTAWPHAGITDADAVLDMETEQARFTKRESFAYAVLTPDGLRERGCIYVYPSPLKGYDAMVRIWVTKAEHDAGFDAELYAWATNWLKTDWPFAKVAYPGRAIAWGEWDGLVAGK
- a CDS encoding IS5 family transposase (programmed frameshift) translates to MSRYDLTDFEWRVIEPMLPNKPRGVPRVDDRRVLNGIFWVLRSGAPWRDLPERYGPRTTCYNRFVRWRKAGVWDRMMDAITAAHDGDIQMIDSTSIRAHQQAATGKKGDRDHCLGRSRGGLTTKIHAVVDGQGLPIRLSLTAGQSHDGQAADDLLNHVGAGTIVLADKAYDADRIRASLREKGSFANIPPKANRKSKPYFSTWLYRERNLIERYFSKLKHFRRVATRYDKLAENFLAMVQLASMRLWLRVYESTA
- the sppA gene encoding signal peptide peptidase SppA; this translates as MSFARSVWKILVAIKDGLVLLFLLLFFAALYAALASRPSPGMVREGALYLALEGSIVEEASEVSPSTLLLSGEAPQPEYVERDLVRAIESAATDTRIKAVVLDLEAFGGGSGVQIANVGAAMDKVRAAKKPVLVRALIYTDDAIQLAAHSSEAWIDPLGGVAISGPGGTMLFYKGLLDKLKVKANVFKVGTYKSAVEPYIRSESSPEARDALNAVMQSVWQNWQDDVKRARPKADYTLAITDPARWVADAGGDAAQAAVKSGMIDRVGDRVAFGQRVAEIVGADDQGALGSFKGTELAVYLADKPVPTSGKAVAVVTVAGEIVDGDAGPGTAGGDRIADLIDGVTKSDDYAALVLRVDSPGGSVMASERIRAAVERVRAKGLPVAVSMGGVAASGGYWVSTPAQRIFAEPSTITGSIGVFAVFPSFESTLPEYGVTTEQVRTTPLSGQPDLIGGLTPQVAALLQGQVEQTYGRFLTLVAKSRGKTSADIDKIGQGRIWDGGTARQLGLVDEFGGVDDAVAWAAKKAGATEWHAAYIQSDSSPFVQFLQQMETGEARGAGAQDLAGMLAARQQGLLARIEADVSRLVGGGGMRAYCLECVGDDRAAPRGAGERPGVMQMLARLFG